In the Besnoitia besnoiti strain Bb-Ger1 chromosome XII, whole genome shotgun sequence genome, one interval contains:
- a CDS encoding 1-deoxy-D-xylulose-5-phosphate synthase (encoded by transcript BESB_023130), translating into MPVEGSRRRRRKWYVRPLQARRRRLWSRRGGRPCCQASRGARTQRDVEGRRNAKPAGEAAWATKPSGSETEETTRTMSTLEHRPQTGDAQMKASQGSPWVSPDEADNACAPSVHFSSRHPSFALDPPLGPSLSESVSPHRPSCRAYLSLPSGGSEKLAVHVALSTQSHSCVRTPCCARVFTPSSSSLRNSESTRGPLTAASCPFVGASSADASWSSCSVSCRSLARRTCLSSGARCPFGRRRPRLQLLQVPLLALLACLSLSSAWAASPLSSSVAASLSRTHPLRQASGGLDLPREPSRCAPWPPPSSVSFSSSLRKCVQHFTGEECLFSLLSPGRSSALATHLLEESSTKGQRETFRILRLLGAVKKRPAFGPPGFLARGANAPRSSFLASASAPSSSSSPLFASHVALCRCQGAGAAACASLAWPRPATSHPAVFAGPPSSLSAARASLSSASPASCGLLSPLFPPAAPAPPSSSVCFAAPFLSPTQSPSATAPLPSAPFQLADEEEVCDEPHRGHQRGSQRPGAAGASSSVFAASAEFAPTTVSHLDIQQASVDKKPPTNCASPGDPTAAFAFERRSVPPWLPRRGPRPAREGVAKGEAEEAHNQGNAAVQDLLSSVNLPVDLKKLPLHLLPQLCGEIRQEILSVVSHTGGHLASSLGMVEVIVALLRVLDVPSDRIVYDVSHQAYPHKILTGRRHLMGSLRQQGGISGFCKRAESVYDAFGAGHSSTSISSIQGMAVAREHLARFNGRREDKPLHVAVIGDGGLTGGMAYEALNACGYLKSKILVILNDNQQVSLPTGVASAGGTAPASAVSRHTQELLKVRDFWSLKSFFRMGMNSTFFSETWRLSSLLQLLDRTKAPDAGASQAPSAQDREKASAGRGGDAVFDLERLRRGGKTIKGDGAEAGVTAERGECGGREREIKEQGTLARDLEEDDEESDQPKAHVEASFFEALGFDYLGPVDGHDVENLVAVLSAIKQTGLKGPTLLHVKTEKGHGYPPALAAADRLHGVSAGFSDLFHKTPEKQQEAAAPKSSASESPAKKSPFLTSVAARALLRLAEDDRNVVGITAAMPGGTGLHVLGARFPERMFDVGIAEQHAVTFAAGMAAEGLKPFCAIYSTFLQRAYDQIIHDAALQKLPVRFLIDRAGYVGPDGSTHQGSFDLAYLGCVPNLVVMAPSDELELIHMMETAYRYDDGPSAIRYGRAPAYGMETLNTYLGHAGVKELPERGAALEIGRGRIVREAHPAAKHKVAILSLGTRLLDAVHAALLVEEACSPAHPRQTSSTAAQAAAKGDANSPRNQTEVGVTVADARFLAPLDRRLLRTLAKTHSALLIVEEGAVGGFGAQVLKALTDDGLLDSAELKVRSLTMPHSFMEAGTLQQQYEEAGLTAKHFAGALRSLVRSVSSPAPSLQSSSSPAA; encoded by the exons ATGCCGGTCGAGGGGAGccgccgacgaaggcgcaAATGGTACGTCCGGCCTCTCCAGGCTCGGAGGCGGAGACTgtggagccgccgcggcggcaggccttGCTGTCAAGCCAGCCGAGGTGCCAGAACTCAGCGCGATGTAGAGGGCCGAAGGAACGCCAAGCCTGCAGGAGAGGCCGCCTGGGCAACAAAGCCCTCCGGCAGCGAGACCGAGGAGACAACGAGGACGATGAGCACTCTGGAGCATCGCCCTCAAACAGGAGACGCACAGATGAAAGCCAGTCAGGGCAGCCCCTGGGTATCCCCTGATGAGGCGGATAATGCATGCGCACCTTCTGTTcatttttcttctcgccatCCTTCGTTCGCGCTCGACCCTCCTCTTGGGCCTTCACTGTCAGAATCCGTGTCCCCCCACAGACCCTCATGCAGGGCTTATCTGAGTCTTCCAAGTGGAGGAAGTGAGAAACTGGCTGTGCATGTTGCCTTGTCCACGCAGTCTCATTCCTGCGTTCGTACGCCTtgctgcgcccgcgtttTCACGCCGTCTTCATCCTCACTCCGCAACTCGGAGTCCACGCGGGGGCCGCTGACTGCGGCTTCGTGTCCGTTTGTCGGGGCTTCTTCGGCTGATGCTTCCTGGTCTTCGTGTTCAGTTTcttgccgcagcctcgcgcgtaGAACTTGCCTGTCCTCCGGTGCTCGCTGCCCCTttggccgccgccgtcctcgtctcCAGCTTCTTCAGGTGCCTCTTCTGGCGCTTCTTGCCTGCTTGTCTCTCAGCTCTGCATGGGCTGCGAGTCCTCTATCTTCGTCCGTCGCTGCATCTCTATCGCGCACTCACCCCCTGAGGCAGGCATCCGGCGGTTTGGATCTGCCAAGAGAGccgagccgctgcgcgccctgGCCCCCGCCTTCATCGGTGtcgttctcctcttctctgcggaaGTGTGTTCAGCACTTCACCGGAGAAGAATgtttgttttctctcctttcaCCGgggcgcagctctgcgctgGCGACACATCTGTTGGAGGAATCCAGCACCAAGGGTCAGCGGGAAACGTTCCGGATCCTTCGGTTGCTTGGCGCCGTCAAGAAGCGACCGGCGTTCGGCCCTCCaggcttcctcgcgcgcggcgcaaaCGCCCCGCGCTCTTCCTTTCTTGCCTCTGCTTCGgccccttcctcctcttcttcgccactTTTCGCGTCTCACGTCGCTCTGTGTAGGTGCCAGGgggcgggagcggcggcgtgcgcgagtCTCGCGTGGCCTCGCCCAGCTACATCCCATCCCGCTGTCTTCGCAGGTcccccttcttctctttctgctgctCGGGCGTCGttgtcgtctgcctctcccgcttcctgcggcctgctctctcctctgttcCCACCTGCCGCCCCCGCTCCTCCGTCCTCGTCGGTGTGCTTCGCAGCCCCGTTTCTCTCGCCAACGCAGTCTCCGTCTGCAACGGCGCCGttgccctctgcgccgttcCAACtcgcggacgaagaggaggtgTGCGATGAACCACACAGGGGTCATCAGAGAGGAAGCCAGAGGCCTGGCGCGGCGGGTGCGAGTTCCAGTGTGTTCGCTGCGAGCGCTGAGTTTGCACCAACAACGGTCAGCCATTTGGACATTCAGCAGGCCTCTGTGGATAAGAAACCACCGACTAActgcgcgtcgccaggcGATCCgactgccgccttcgccttcgagaGACGGTCAGTGCCCCCCTGGCTGCcccggcgcgggcctcgtcccgcgcgcgagggagtcGCGAAGGGGGAAGCCGAAGAGGCGCATAACCAGGGCAACGCGGCGGTTCAGGATTTGCTCTCCTCCGTCAACCTTCCCGTGGATCTGAAAAAACTTCCTTTGCATCTGCTTCCGCAGCTCTGCGG GGAGATTCGCCAAGAGATTTTGAGCGTCGTCTCACACACGGGCGGGCacctcgcgtcctctcttgGGATGGTGGAGGTGATCGTTGCGCTCCTACGCGTCCTCGACGTCCCCTCCGACCGCATCGTCTACGACGTCTCGCATCAGGCCTATCCTCATAAG aTTCTCACGGGGCGACGCCACCTGATGGGGTCGCTGAGGCAACAGGGTGGCATTTCGGGCTTCTGCAAGAGGGCGGAATCCGTCTACGACGCCTTCGGTGCCG GCCACTCTTCGACGTCCATAAGCAGCATCCAGGGAAtggcggtcgcgcgcgagcaTCTCGCCCGGTTCaacggaaggcgagaggacaAGCCGCTGCATGTCGCTGTGATAG gcgacggcggtcTGACGGGCGGAATGGCGTACGAAGCTCTGAACGCTTGCGGCTATTTGAAGTCGAAAATCCTCGTTATCCTCAATGACAACCAGCAGGTCTCGCTGCCGACTGGCGTCGCGTCAGCAG GCGGCACGGCTCCGGCTAGTGCGGTCTCGCGGCACACGCAGGAGCTCCTGAAAGTGAGGGATTTCTGGTCGCTCAAGAGCTTCTTCCGCATGGGCATGAACAGCACGTTCTTCTCTGAAACATGGCGgctgtcgtcgctgctgcagcttcttgACCGGACGAAGGCCCCCGACGCGGgagcctcgcaggcgccttccgcacaggacagagaaaaagcgagcgccggccgaggcggcgacgccgtctTCGATCtggagaggctgcggcgaggcggcaagACGATAAAGGGCGACGGTGCAGAGGCAGGTGTGACAGCGGAAAGAGGAGAGTGTGgcggacgagagagagagataaaAGAGCAAGGGACCCTCGCCAGAGAcctggaggaggacgacgaagaatCAGACCAGCCCAAGGCGCATGTAGAAGCTTCGTTCTTTGAGGCCCTGGGGTTCGACTATCTCGGACCGGTCGATGGCCACGATGTGGAGAACCTCGTCGCCGTTCTTTCAGCTATAAAA CAAACGGGGCTGAAAGGCCCGACGCTTTTGCATGTGAAGACCGAGAAGGGTCACGGCTACCCGCCAGCTCTGGCTGCTGCCGACCGGCTCCACGGCGTCTCGGCGGGGTTCTCCGACCTCTTCCACAAGACCCCCGAGAAGCAGCAAGAGGCAGCCGCCCCGAAGTCGAGCGCGTCAGAGTCCCCGGCGAAAAAGAGTCCCTTCCTAACTTCCGTGGCGGCCcgcgcgctcctgcgcctgGCTGAGGACGACCGCAACGTCGTGGGCATCACCGCAGCCATGCCGGGGGGCACGGGGCTCCACGTGCTTGGCGCGCGCTTTCCAGAGCGGATGTTTGACGTGGGTATTGCGGAGCAGCACGCCGTGACGTTTGCGGCGGGcatggcggcggagggcctcAAACCCTTCTGCGCCATCTACAGCACCTTCCTGCAGAGGGCCTACGACCAAATCATCcacgacgccgcgctgcaaAAGCTCCCCGTCAG GTTTTTGATTGATCGCGCCGGATACGTGGGTCCTGACGGCAGCACGCACCAGGGCAGCTTTGATCTCGCCTATCTTGGCTGTGTCCCCAATCTCGTCGTCATGGCTCCCAGCGACGAACTCGAACTCATCCACATGATGGAG ACTGCTTACCGCTACGACGACGGGCCATCCGCCATTCGCTACGGCCGCGCTCCGGCGTACGGCATGGAGACTCTGAACACGTATCTTGG GCACGCGGGCGTGAAGGAGCTCCCTGAGCGGGGCGCGGCCCTGGAGATCGGCAGAGGGCGAATTGTGAGGGAAGCGCACCCTGCGGCCAAGCACAAA GTGGCGATTCTCTCGCTTGGCACTCGTCTGCTTGATGCAGTGCATGCGGCCCTCCTGGTCGAGGAGGCGtgctcgcctgcgcaccCAAGACAGACTTCCTCaacggccgcgcaggccgcagccaAAGGGGACGCCAACTCGCCTCGGAATCAGACAGAAGTAGGGGTTACGGTGGCGGACGCACGGTTCCTCGCGCCCCTTGACCggaggctgctgcgcacCCTGGCCAAAACGCACTCTGCGCTTCTGATTGTCGAGGAGGGAGCCGTcggcggcttcggcgcccaGGTCCTCAAGGCCCTCACCGACGACGGCCTTCTCGACTCGGCTGAACTGAAG GTTCGGTCGTTGACGATGCCGCACAGCTTCATGGAGGCGGGGACGCTTCAGCAGCAAtacgaggaggccggcctCACGGCCAAGCACTTCGCTggcgcgcttcgctctctcgtTCGCTCTGTGTCCTCCCCGGCGCCGTCTTTGCAgagctcttcgtctcctgccGCTTGA
- a CDS encoding hypothetical protein (encoded by transcript BESB_023140): MEQNAICNAERQNPRGGSALLERLAGNTSQGCLRLLHPANVALQTESTRSAMLYAHPLTDSSKCIWLTVLVLCCTIRVVELQSQEMFKAFYEFAMPTFAQSSAFDPPFVGGLGQAGSVEVQPDGTPVGAVGGGGPPGIALVAADDSPRKTEGAGGRRLAGEPSLNSQDAGTWMSAPVPVPAGSNQDASLRVNGSQNMLQYQPETAFGSSGMLRHVAPGSVSGGVNGQFSSPSPPPSSPAAVSELPPYGGVSAVPPLRSTTTQEALLILTRPRPSLTAMAAAAASLTRAAPEGRWNSRNKGPPRPPLRVGDGKMKVIHFLGMTAEKQRVLLSSRKSPPLWPLMTHCRLERLMRTLLITRGPELLRATRERRCRELARVTAGGQGSIQMQESAAISYSGMNAPSSSSSSQSSSDTPLRQPHTGPHVGETCCPGRSSGDPHESGRVADDEDMDLTVQPACD, translated from the exons ATGGAGCAGAACGCGATCTGCAACGCGGAACGTCAAAATCCGCGGGGTGGTTCAGCACTCCTCGAACGATTAGCTGGCAACACTTCTCAAGGATGCCTGCGACTCCTCCATCCAGCGAATGTTGCTCTTCAAACTGAAAGTACTAGGTCCGCAATGTTGTATGCTCATCCGCTGACCGACAGCAGCAAATGCATATG GTTGACTGTTCTCGTGCTGTGCTGTACGATTCGAGTCGTTGAGCTCCAAAGCCAGGAGATGTTCAAGGCGTTCTACGAGTTTGCAATGCCAACATTTGCACAGTCCTCTGCATTCGATCCACCGTTCGTGGGAGGCCTCGGACAGGCTGGGTCAGTTGAGGTTCAACCTGATGGTACACCTGTTG GTGCTGTAGGAGGAGGCGGTCCACCGGGAATTGCTCTCGTTGCAGCAGACGATTCGCCAAGGAAAaccgaaggcgcaggcgggcggcggcttgCTGGGGAGCCCTCGTTGAATAGCCAGGATGCTGGAACGTGGATGAGTGCTCCGGTACCCGTGCCTGCTGGGTCGAACCAGGATGCTTCACTTCGGGTAAACGGAAGCCAAAACATGCTACAGTACCAACCGGAAACTGCTTTTGGGAGCTCAGGAATGTTGAGGCATGTGGCGCCTGGTTCGGTATCAGGTGGTGTAAATGGACAGTTCAGTTCGCCGTCAcctccgccttcctcacCTGCGGCTGTGTCTGAACTCCCGCCATATGGAGGAGTAAGTGCCGTTCCACCCCTGAGAAGCACGACGACCCAAGAAGCACTATTGATTCTCACAAGGCCTCGACCGTCACTGACTGCGatggctgctgcagctgcttcactGACTCGTGCAGCTCCAGAAGGTCGGTGGAACTCGCGCAATAAGGGACCGCCACGGCCACCACTTCGTGTAGGGGATGGCAAAATGAAGGTTATCCATTTTCTGGGCATGACTGCTGAGAAACAGCGTGTTCTCCTGTCCTCACGTAAATCCCCACCTCTGTGGCCGTTGATGACACACTGCCGTCTAGAGCGTCTTATGCGCACCCTTCTGATAACAAGAGGACCCGAGCTACTGCGTGCCACccgagagcgccgctgcagagaatTGGCGCGTGTTACAGCGGGCGGGCAGGGTTCCATTCAAATGCAGGAGTCAGCAGCAATATCGTACAGTGGGATGAACGCACCATCATCGTCATCATCATCACAGAGTTCATCCGATACACCACTGAGGCAGCCACACACCGGCCCACATGTCGGTGAAACATGTTGTCCCGGGCGTAGCTCGGGTGACCCCCATGAGTCTGGACGCGTTGCGGATGACGAAGATATGGATCTGACAGTACAGCCGGCGTGCGATTAG
- a CDS encoding DEAD/DEAH box helicase domain-containing protein (encoded by transcript BESB_023150) — MLNGLPWHWHTARVPIWLPCRTSAVGGRSRVPLSPVGALLSVLFSPTFSLVITAHAGPARRGDLRGISEIRSKALEELANLRSCFDLLLFLPCQYVALQTPAALPPEPSRTCDAGASESRTPEWTKSYAGPLAHRLAADGVDVHGAVEAETEPGAPRGREAPGARSVLPREEGAVDLMAGDNRAAWIHMSDAQPHKGRTADSSSKFQFSFVRAVPRQPSTEKASDTHPVKESRVGGVSSTPVAAASSSNAEPNTPSLRGGVAGVEREAASATEAPLGVDQRQKRKTQQHTALGEGTGGLEGGEQSATQEGSDAAGNGQVDVCNEKTPRKTPRGVMSLEDQQRELRRKLEIALARHLAAQEETEDAPRARFTERGRGQARRPKRAKDAVEEDAQNIVGRAREVAIVGCIEKIGHCRVRAATRGGRPMMISSATIRDVSPSPSGGHPKDAAGGGKDAARIHVTWFDKFVQVVKLKRRHVVCLIGKLVRGKTGRMKMHNPKFQFLAPSEDVFFASAAKDSVSPPDAGPDAEQESTGLLPPADDQTEDERATRSHSVTASMQTGCVSLQPHGCPAGTQNGSREAAVLSPSAEDAGRHSVQTAEAGTEPVHQRTDGVLKGTRSVTEEAPAHNETPSASPPVQKLMPIYPSVAGVPAKIIRAGIDTILRANRLAELVPEYLRRKRGLWTLDRIMRALHYPESSEDIQRAKRDLFYSTMLWLQLAKKMRTREVESQFRGYASRGGEDVLRAFYSSLTFPLTPSQMQAIEEIRGDMASDRPMRRLLQGDVGSGKTVVAAAALLLSAASGHQAALLAPTAALARQHQLSLEKFLGPLGFRVNLLVSDSPDKDATIRLINTGNAEITVGTHALLQNYVLFPRLGLLVVDEQHKFGVNQRWKLLVRRATGEPVAEDLSSSASSQGQKHPRVGSEGTKDECPKPRSSAADPGTVENGAGVRKTMPHGAALASEDVQGARKEAHVSKQGCGENADASADSSKEPKRLQARDCPPEAAGRTETGEGVEGGRIADVLLMTATPIPRTQVLLKYGDLKLSKLLASELRPWQSQHRPSEPEKERGRNLPNRDGEEKPDMLQTTPGSQTEYRRPQVETYLIDKRREAEVGEMMRIIRDEISKKRQVFWVCPLVDGVGVSKRKGMSEKGRRKGTPTPNPCGEATPESLALEFEAHQRGRTNEGELEGTNKDGERRGTCATKRGTQKEHNSKESAAVQRFEELARLLPDVRVRLLHGRMKPEEKEEALSDLREGRVDLLVATTVVEVGIDIPNASVIVIDGAERFGLTQLHQLRGRVGRDARCPSFCFVLIDPLNKNLDEKAMHRFAAMAATTDGFQLAETDAQLRGAGTLFGRQQHGQSDLWIVSGLKRKEHARILETATKDAEEIIGLLEDQTQNSRCSASLEGSAENDPAANRNWFAHSNKAETRDDPRVRNSFVDRAIYGGQLAGEPVLIELGTKTASFDGQLDQRSGMSFIQNVGVTCGYDGPPIDKPKEKQGTKGTSLQSSSVADSSACEEGKAGSPAKEKQTQTASGRNKTCKNVYIGSLDRCSAEGSETRNLKLSLTQEDIKAARELAEEVRVLIPPSKVDWLFRV; from the exons ATGCTCAATGGACTTCCCTGGCACTGGCACACCGCTCGCGTACCCATCTGGCTTCCTTGCCGCACGTCCGCGGTCGGGGGTCGCTCGCGTGTCCCCTTGTCGCCGGttggcgctctcctctctgtgctATTCTCTCCcaccttctctctcgtcatCACCGCACACGCCGGACCTGCTAGAAGAGGCGA CCTCCGGGGTATCTCGGAGATCCGGTCGAAGGCTCTAGAAGAACTGGCAAACTTGAGATCCTGCTTCGatcttctcctctttttaCCTTGCCAGTATGTTGCGCTCCAAACGCCGGCCGCCTTGCCCCCAGAGCCGTCAAGAACCTGTGACGCAGGGGCTTCTGAGAGTCGCACGCCGGAGTGGACGAAGAGCTACGCGGGTCCACTTGCCCACCGTCTAGCCGCAGATGGAGTAGATGTTCACGGGGCAGtggaggcagagacagagccGGGAGCTCCTCGAGGACGTGAGGCCCCCGGCGCGCGCTCAGTTCTGCCCCGCGAAGAGGGTGCAGTTGATCTCATGGCAGGAGACAACAGAGCAGCGTGGATACACATGtcagacgcgcagccgcacaaGGGGCGAACAGCAGACTCTTCCTCTAAGTTCCAGTTTTCCTTCGTCCGAGCCGTACCGCGGCAGCCGTCAActgagaaggcgagcgacaCGCATCCTGTAAAAGAAAGTCGCGTTGGCGGTGTGTCGTCAACGCCAGTGGCTGCCGCTTCCTCAAGCAACGCGGAACCCAATACACCCTCTCTAagaggaggcgtcgcgggcgtagaaagggaggccgcgagcgcaaCCGAGGCACCTCTCGGTGTAGATCAAAGACAGAAGCGGAAAACGCAGCAGCACACCGCACTGGGCGAGGGAACCGGAGGACTGGAGGGCGGGGAACAGAGCGCGACTCAAGAAGGGTCCGACGCCGCAGGAAATGGGCAAGTCGATGTTTGCAATGAGAAGACTCCGAGAAAGACCCCGAGGGGGGTGATGTCGCTCGAGGATCAGCAGAGGGAACTGAGACGCAAGCTCGAGATAGCGCTGGCTAGGCACCTTGCTGCACAGGAAGAAACAGAAGACGCCCCAAGGGCTCGGTTCACGGAGCGGGGCAGAGGGCAGGCTCGGCGGCcaaagagagcgaaggacgCGGTGGAGGAGGATGCACAAAACATTGTCGGTCGCGCCCGGGAGGTAGCTATCGTCGGATGCATTGAGAAG ATCGGGCACTGCCGGGTGCGCGCTGcaacgcgcggcggacgaccAATGATGATCTCAAGCGCGACTATTAGGGACGTTTCCCCCTCTCCGTCGGGAGGGCATCCAAAGGACGCAGCCGGAGGAGGAAAAGACGCCGCCCGAATCCACGTTACCTGGTTTGACAAATTTGTGCAAGTTGTCAAGCTGAAGCGACGTCACGTCGTCTGCCTTATCGGGAAG CTTGTCCGAGGCAAAACAGGACGGATGAAGATGCACAATCCGAAATTTCAGTTTCTTGCACCTTCAGAagacgtcttcttcgcctccgcggcgaaagACTCCGTATCTCCGCCCGACGCCGGACCAGATGCGGAACAAGAAAGCACCGGGCTTCTGCCCCCAGCTGACGATCAGACCGAAGACGAGCGCGCCACGCGGTCGCATTCTGTCACGGCCTCGATGCAGACGGGCTGTGTGTCGCTTCAGCCTCACGGCTGTCCCGCAGGGACGCAAAACgggagccgcgaggcggctgtcctctcgccgtcggccgAGGACGCAGGGAGACATTCCGTGCAGACAGCCGAGGCAGGAACAGAGCCTGTGCACCAGAGAACGGATGGCGTCCTGAAAGGGACCCGGTCTGTCACTGAAGAAGCCCCGGCGCACAATGAGActccctctgcttcgccgccggtTCAGAAACTCATGCCCATTTATCCTTCCGTCGCGGGCGTTCCCGCCAAGATTATCCGAGCAGGCATCGACACAATCTTGAGAGCCAACAGACTCGCTGAGCTGGTCCCAGAGTATCTGAGGAGAAAGCGGGGGCTGTGGA CGCTAGACAGAATTATGCGGGCGCTTCACTATCCCGAGTCGTCAGAAGACATTCAaagggcgaagagagaccTCTTCTACTCCACGATGTTGTGGCTTCAACTAGCAAAGAAGATGCGCACTCGCGAG GTCGAGTCCCAATTCCGCGGCTACgcaagccgcggaggcgaagacgtcCTGCGCGCGTTCTACTCCTCTCTCACGTTTCCACTCACGCCCTCCCAAATGCAG GCGATCGAGGAGATCCGCGGCGACATGGCGAGCGATCGGCCGATGAGACGCCTGCTCCAAG GAGATGTGGGAAGCGGAAAGACTGTGgtggccgccgcggcgctcctcctTTCCGCAGCCTCAGGACATCAGGCAGCACTTCTTGCGCCAACAgcggctctcgctcgccagcATCAGCTCAG CTTGGAGAAGTTCCTCGGCCCTCTCGGCTTCCGCGTGAACCTGCTCGTGAGCGATTCTCCGGACAAGGACGCGACAATTCGGCTGATTAAT ACGGGCAACGCGGAGATCACTGTGGGCACTCACGCGCTTCTTCAAAACTACGTCCTTTTTCCTCG CCTTGGCCTCCTGGTGGTCGACGAGCAGCACAAGTTCGGCGTCAATCAGAGGTGGAAACTTCTTGTTCGCAGAGCCACCGGCGAGCCAGTAGCAGAAGATCTGAGCTCCAGCGCGTCTTCCCAAGGACAAAAGCATCCACGCGTTGGAAGTGAAGGGACAAAAGACGAATGCCCAAAGCCCAGGTCGTCAGCGGCAGACCCTGGCACCGTAGAGAACGGCGCTGGCGTCCGCAAGACAATGCCGCATGGTGCCGCGCTTGCAAGTGAAGACGTACAGGGGGCCAGAAAAGAAGCTCACGTTTCAAAACAAGGGTGTGGGGAAAACGCCGATGCTTCGGCTGACAGCAGTAAAGAACCCAAACGTCTGCAAGCTCGCGACTGCCCCCCGGAAGCCGCGGGCAGAACAGAgaccggcgaaggcgtcgaggGCGGCCGGATTGCGGACGTTCTTCTCATGACTGCAACGCCAATCCCACGGACGCAGGTATTGCTCAAATATGGAGACCTCAAGCTCTCCAAGCTCCTCGCCTCCGAGCTTCGCCCTTGGCAAAGTCAACACAGGCCGTCGGAGCCAGAGAAGGAACGAGGACGGAACCTGCCCA ATCGCGACGGGGAAGAGAAGCCCGATATGCTGCAGACGACCCCGGGATCGCAGACGGAGTATAGACGTCCCCAGGTGGAGACTTACCTCATCGACAAGCGGCGAGAGGCTGAGGTCGGAGAGATGATGCGCATCATAAGGGACGAAATTTCAAAGAAGCGCCAAGTTTTTTGGGTCTGTCCGCTGGTTgacggcgtcggcgtgtcGAAGCGAAAAGGGATGTCTGAGAAGGGACGGCGGAAGGGGACGCCAACACCGAACCcctgcggagaggcgacaCCCGAAAGCTTGGCGCTCGAGTTTGAAGCACACCAGCGAGGACGCACAAATGAGGGCGAGCTAGAGGGAACGAACAAAGACGGAGAACGCAGGGGGACCTGCGCGACCAAGCGTGGCACACAGAAGGAACACAACAGCAAAGAAAGCGCTGCTGTTCAAAGATTTGAGGAGCTTGCCAGACTTCTGCCTGACGTACG GGTGCGTCTGCTGCACGGGCGGATGAAAcctgaagagaaggaagaagctCTCTCTGATCTTCGAGAAGGCCGCGTGGATCTGCTCGTTGCCACAACAGTCGTCGAGGTGGGGATTGATATTCCTAATGCGTCGGTTATCGTTAtcgacggcgccgagag GTTTGGACTGACCCAGCTTCACCAGCTCCGCGGGCGAGTGGGGCGCGATGCGCGGTGTCCGTCTTTCTGTTTCGTACTCATCGATCCATTAAACAAA AATCTGGATGAGAAGGCCATGCATAGATTCGCGGCTATGGCGGCGACAACGGACGGGTTTCAgctcgcggagacagacgctCAGCTGAGAGGTGCAGGCACCCTCTTCGGCCGACAACAACACGGCCAGAGCGATCTATG GATTGTCAGTGGCTTGAAGCGAAAGGAGCACGCGAGGATCCTAGAAACCGCCacgaaggacgcggaggaaatTATTGGGCTGCTGGAGGACCAGACGCAGAATTCTCGATGTTCGGCAAGCCTGGAAGGCTCCGCGGAAAATGACCCGGCCGCAAACCGTAACTGGTTCGCACACAGTAACAAAGCAGAAACTCGAGATGACCCCCGAGTCAGGAACAGCTTCGTGGACCGCGCTATATATGGAGGGCAACTAGCAGGTGAGCCGGTGCTCATCGAACTGGGAACTAAAACCGCCAGTTTCGATGGACAATTGGACCAACGCAGTGGCATGTCCTTCATTCAGAACGTAGGGGTAACGTGCGGGTATGATGGTCCGCCAATCGACAAACCCAAGGAGAAACAGGGCACTAAAGGAACCAGCTTACAGAGTTCCTCTGTTGCTGACAGCTCCGCATGTGAGGAGGGAAAAGCGGGCAGCCCCGCAAAAGAAAAGCAGACACAAACTGCCTCCGGGCGGAACAAGACCTGCAAGAATGTATATATCGGCTCCCTCGACAGATGCAGCGCAGAAGGATCGGAGACACGAAACCTCAAATTGTCTCTAACACAGGAAGACATCAAGGCGGCTCGAGAACTCGCTGAAGAAGTGCGGGTTCTCATCCCACCGAGCAAAGTAGACTGGCTGTTTAGAGTTTAG